One Curtobacterium herbarum genomic window carries:
- the clpS gene encoding ATP-dependent Clp protease adapter ClpS, translating to MTMLSPDVDERTSVRADVPWTTVVWDDPVNLMSYVTYVFESYFGFPRAKAERLMHQVDSDGRAVVATGHREEMERHVEAMHGYGLQATVDRAPAA from the coding sequence ATGACCATGCTGAGTCCGGACGTCGACGAGCGGACCTCGGTGCGCGCGGACGTCCCGTGGACGACCGTCGTGTGGGACGACCCGGTCAACCTGATGTCGTACGTCACCTACGTCTTCGAGTCCTACTTCGGCTTCCCACGGGCGAAGGCGGAGCGGCTGATGCACCAGGTCGACTCCGACGGCCGGGCGGTCGTCGCGACCGGGCACCGCGAGGAGATGGAACGCCACGTGGAGGCCATGCACGGCTACGGCCTGCAGGCGACCGTCGACCGGGCCCCCGCCGCGTGA
- the glyA gene encoding serine hydroxymethyltransferase, with protein MSITDLSPAATQSSFNAPLSEVDPEIAAVLQQELGRQRDFLEMIASENFVPRAILESQGSVLTNKYAEGYPGKRYYGGCEYVDVAEQLAIDRAKALFGAAYANVQPHSGATANAAVLHAIASAGDTILGLELAHGGHLTHGMKLNFSGRIYNAVSYGVDPETFEVDYDDIRAKAIEHQPKVLIAGWSAYPRQLDFAKFREIADEVGAKLWVDMAHFAGLVAAGLHPSPVPHAHVVSSTVHKTLAGPRSGIILSNDETLFKKLNSAVFPGQQGGPLMHVIAAKATAFLLAGTPEFKDRQERTIRGAQALAARLTQPDAKAAGIDVLTGGTDVHLVLVDLRESEVDGKQAEDLLHDVGITVNRNSVPFDPRPPMVTSGVRIGTSALATRGFGDAEFAEVADIIALTLMPNPDVAALSARVKTLTDAFPLYA; from the coding sequence GTGTCCATCACCGACCTGTCGCCCGCAGCGACGCAGTCATCCTTCAACGCCCCCCTGTCCGAGGTCGACCCGGAGATCGCCGCCGTCCTGCAGCAGGAGCTCGGGCGTCAGCGTGACTTCCTCGAGATGATCGCGTCCGAGAACTTCGTGCCGCGCGCGATCCTCGAGTCCCAGGGCTCCGTCCTGACGAACAAGTACGCCGAGGGCTACCCCGGCAAGCGCTACTACGGCGGCTGCGAGTACGTCGACGTCGCCGAGCAGCTCGCCATCGACCGTGCCAAGGCGCTCTTCGGTGCCGCGTACGCCAACGTCCAGCCGCACTCCGGCGCGACGGCGAACGCCGCGGTGCTGCACGCGATCGCCTCGGCCGGGGACACCATCCTCGGGCTCGAGCTCGCGCACGGTGGTCACCTCACCCACGGCATGAAGCTCAACTTCTCCGGCCGGATCTACAACGCCGTCTCGTACGGCGTCGACCCGGAGACCTTCGAGGTCGACTACGACGACATCCGCGCCAAGGCCATCGAGCACCAGCCGAAGGTCCTCATCGCCGGTTGGTCGGCGTACCCGCGCCAGCTCGACTTCGCGAAGTTCCGCGAGATCGCGGACGAGGTCGGCGCCAAGCTCTGGGTCGACATGGCCCACTTCGCGGGTCTCGTCGCCGCGGGCCTGCACCCGTCGCCGGTCCCGCACGCGCACGTCGTCTCCTCGACGGTGCACAAGACCCTCGCCGGCCCCCGCTCGGGCATCATCCTGTCCAACGACGAGACGCTGTTCAAGAAGCTGAACTCGGCCGTGTTCCCGGGGCAGCAGGGCGGTCCGCTGATGCACGTCATCGCGGCGAAGGCCACCGCGTTCCTGCTCGCCGGCACCCCGGAGTTCAAGGACCGCCAGGAGCGCACGATCCGCGGCGCCCAGGCCCTCGCGGCCCGTCTGACGCAGCCGGACGCGAAGGCTGCCGGCATCGACGTCCTCACCGGCGGCACCGACGTGCACCTGGTGCTCGTCGACCTGCGCGAGTCCGAGGTGGACGGCAAGCAGGCCGAGGACCTCCTGCACGACGTCGGCATCACCGTGAACCGCAACTCCGTGCCGTTCGACCCGCGTCCGCCGATGGTCACCTCGGGTGTCCGCATCGGCACGTCGGCGCTCGCCACCCGCGGGTTCGGCGACGCCG